Part of the Chitinophaga parva genome is shown below.
CATCCAGCACAAACTTGCCGTGAACGTCAGAGTAAGTACCGGCATTCTTTTTTGCCGTGTTGATAACACTTACACCGTTGAGCATATTACCGGAAGAGTCGGTGATGGTGCCGGTAACGGTGATGGTATTTTGTCCTGAAGCAGTATTATTTAAGCAACAGCAACAGATAAATAATAGACAAAATACGGCCTTACGCGCGGGAAACCAGGTAGTTACCGCACGTTTTAAGTAAACGTGGATCATATTCATAAACGGGGAATTATCGTTGTTGCATAGCACTGGAAAATAACATGAGGAAAATGCCAACCGGTCAGGGAAACCCGCTTCATTCTTGCATTACTACGCTCTTCATTCAGGCAGTTAGTGAGGTGCTGGCTGGTGCAGTTTCACTAACGGGAAACGTGGTGGTCTATACTATCCTATACTACAAATATAGAAATTTTTATACCCTGCCAAATTTTTTCAGCAGCTGAAAGGGGCAGATGTTTATTTACTATTATGGATAGCTTATTTACTATTACTGAAAGCGCGTGTAATAGCGGCAGACCGGCCGTGGAACAGCGTTAGGACGCAATGGAAGGTACGGTTTGCCGGGATTCCTACCGGTAGCCAGCATGAAATACGGAGTGGCAGGAAAGGTATTTTACCCACCTGTCATACGGCGGTTAAAAGAGTCATTGTATTTGGTACGCAAACTCCCGACAGGAAAATATTTCATCCGTACCGGGTTTAAAATGGCGGAAGCATTTCACTCGCGTGTCTATTCCTATGAGACAGATCCATCGAAAAAAATTCCACGTAAGGCACTAAATACTGGTATGGCTATTATCTGCACTGTGGGCCAGATTTTACAGTAAGACACTGCGATAACCCATCCGCAGACGTGATCAGCGCAATGCCCCAAGTGGGGCTTCCCCATCGCATATTGTTAAACCAATAAACTCCACGCAAATGAAAAAAGCAGCACTCTTTCTCTGCCTGCTGGTAATGGCCGCCTGTAAACAGGATGTGCTGAAAACCACGACCACAGGTACTTCTACCGTAGCCCGCTCTCCGCTCACGTCTCCACCGGATTACGCCACGGTGACCATTACCAACGTAAACAGCGGTAAGTTCCTGGAGGTAGCAGGCAACCCTACTGCCAATGAAAAATTTAAAGACAACACGCTGCTGCAACAGTGGCAACTCTCCGGTTCCGTGAGCGCGCAGGACAACTGGCAGAAATGGCACCTCATTTACCAGACCACGGCAGGCGGTGTGCGGTATTACCAGATCCGCAACCTGTTCAGCGGAAAGCTGATAGACGTGCCTTCCGGCACCAATGTAAGCGGCACGGTGCTGCAGCAGTATGCATCCTTTCCGCTGCCGGCAGACCAGCAGCTCTGGAAGCTGCAGGACCTGGGTGGCGGGCAGTATAACATTGTGAACAAAGGCAATGGCCTGGCACTTTCCGTATCCGGCGGGTCTACCGCCAATGGCGCCCAGGTGATCCAGGAAACGGCGGCCAGCGGCAACAAACAACGTTGGTCCATTGACGTTATAGCGGAAGATACCTGGCGCGATGATGCCGTGGTGAGGTTCTTCTTCCGCAACAGCACCAGCCAGGGCTCTGCCGCCTTTGACGAGGGTACCAGCATTCCCCTCACCTGGAGTGGCAACAATGGTAAGGTGCTGTGGATCACCCAGGATGCCTGGGATGGCTCACAGTTGCAGTCCAATAGCATGTTTAACTGCAACGATGTTTTCCGCTACAACAACTCCGTGCTCATTCAACCCAGCCACACCGACTGGAGCCCGGGGAACACGCCCAACATGACGATCAACAACAGCAACAACGGCCGCCCCCTGCAGGTCTTTAACAACCAGCCCGGCACCGACTGGTCATGGCCTGGCCCCGGCGTGGAAATAGGAGACAAGGTGTATGTGCAATGCGGCGAAGGCACCTCCTTGACGGCTTCTAACCAATCGCTGTACCGCCTTACCCAAAGCACCGGCACCCAGTGGGTGGCAGAGCGTTTTCAACCTAACGGCTTCTCCGGCCAGACCACTGTTTCCTATTCTTCCGGCATGGTAAAACCCGGTGACGGGTATGTGTATGCTTTTGGAAGTGAGGGTGTAGGTTATGGTTACAACAGTTATGTGCACGTGGCCCGCTTTGCAGAAAGCAGTCCCTTTGTATGGCAGTACTGGAGCGGTTCCGCATGGATCAGTACTGTGACCACCGGTGCCGCATCCAAAGTGGCGGATGGCCTGGGTACTAACGCCATCGCCTATGTGAATGGCAAGTATGTGCAGGTGACCATGGACCAGGGTTTCAATTGCGACGCAAGCCGCAATATCTACATGGCCACGGCTACATCCCCCACCGGGCCATTCTCTACGCCGGTGAAGGTGTATGCCATCCAGGAATATTTCAAAGGCCAGTATGCGCGGTACTACACCCCGGCCATCCACCCGGAATTTGCGAGCGGACATAATGAATTACTGGTGACGTATTGTTTGAATTTCTCCGCATGTGGCCAGGCATCTTGCGATGGCAGCTACCTGGACCCGTATTTTTACCGGGTGAAGGGCATCCGGGTGCCCTATTCGAAGATCGGGTTGTAGAAAACAGGTGCACGAAAACAGTGGCATATAACAAGGGGCCGTATCATGGTTGTTGATACGGCCCCTCCCTTTTATGTTGGCATGCAGTTACTGCTGCATATACTCCTTGTCCAGTAACAAATACCGCGCACGCTTGGTTTCCCTGCGCAGCACCGTTTGCACATCAATATCGATATAAGACACCTTGTTGTTATCCCTGACCGCTTCCCATTTGGTGAGGCCGGGCCCGTTCGGGTTGCCTGTCTTTATGAAATTAGCAAAATAGCTTTCCATCGTGTCAGACACTTTATAATCGTCCGGTGTCCAGGCATATACTTTATTGGTAGCCAGGTTGCCCAGTGCATATTCAATCTCCGACGCGTGCCCGGCGCCCATGGCTTTGGGTTGCGCCGGTTTGGTGCCATTGCCTTTGATCACACCGCCTGCCAGGCCCGCCACAGCGTCTTTATCCACCATCGGCGGGCGCATGCGGGAAAAGAGATAGCAGTAAACGGGCTGCCCGCTGGTTTGTACATGCAGGTCTGCCCACTTCCACGTGCTGTACACGATAAAACGGTCGCTGCTCAGGTCTGTGGCAGAGCGCATCACTTCCTCATCCGTGTTGCCGGGGTATAGTTTCAGGATGTCCGCGGCGCGGTCGCCATAAAGTTTTTCCAATACCTTTTTGTAATTATCCGGTGTGGGGGCCAATGGGCCCATGATAAACTGGTAGGGCACTTCAGCAGAGTTCCAGCCGGCCAGCAGGGGCACGCGGGCCTGTTCTCCGGCGGCAAATATTTCCGGCAGGGATTTAGGCAGCAGGTAGCCGTCTATCGTGGCGTTAGTACCCGGTGCACCCGGCTGGAATGCGGCATCCAGCAGCTTTTCCGCGGGCAGGGCGCGCAGGGAATCCAGGGTGGTCACGTGTATGCGTTCGGCCAGTTTTACGCCGTTCTGTTCTGCTTCTGCCAGGGGGATGGGATACAATGTGGGTTTAATGGCGGCACCACTTTCGCCGATGGCGCCTGCAATGAGATCTTTAGACAAAGGAGAGGCCATCTGTACGGATACGGAAATACTGCCGGCCGATTCGCCGGCAATGGTAACACGCTTGGGATCTCCACCAAAAGCGGCAATATTCTGCTGCACCCATTCCAGGGCAGCATGCTGGTCCAGGTAGCCATAATTGCCGGAAGAGTGATGGGGAGATTCTTTGGTAAGATCCGGGTGTGAAAAGAACCCGAAGATGCCGAGGCGGTAATTAACCGTGATGGCAACAATGCCGCGGCGGGCCATGCTCTCCCCATCGTAGCGGGGTTCTGAGCCATCGCCGGCAGCGAGGCCTCCACCGTAGAAGTATACGAGCACCGGCAATGCCTTGCCCTTGCCGGCGCCGGCGGGTGCCCACACATTCAGGTACAGGCAGTCTTCACTCAGTCCATCTGAGCGGAAGCCCATATCGCCAAAGATGGGCTTCTGCATGGCGCGCGGCCCAAAGTGGTCGGCCTTGCGCACGCCGGTCCAGTTTTGTACGGGCTGGGGCTCTTTCCAGCGCAGGAGACCAGTGGGAGGCTGGGCAAAAGGAAGGCCTTTGTACGAGATCACTTTTGCATCGGGGGTAGGATAGCCTTCTACTATACCATTTTTCGTGGTGACCTGTTGCTGGCTAAAGGCGGGCACCGCCAGCAGGAGCGTGGAAAGTGCCAGGAGAGCATGTTTCATATATGCGTGGAGTTTTTCGATGCTTAAGATAATGAATAAATCAGGGATGCAGAATCTAAAAACCGCCGCCACTGGCAAGGGTTTCCGCGCGCCCGGCTTCCCAATTTAACCCTGCGGTAACATTGCTATTTTAACTTAGCCCCGGACATCCGTGAGCAGCTATGAATTACGTCATCTTCCTCGGCCTGTGCCAGGCCCTGATCGCACTTTTCCTTTTGCCGGCATCCCGGGCCAAACGCCCGGCCAATGAGTGGCTCCGCTGGTTGCTGGCCTGCATTTGCCTGCACCTCACTTTTAAGTTCATCATCTTCACCGCGGTGCCTTTTGTAGAAATGCGCCGTACCTTCAACACCTTTGTGGGCCTGGCTTACGGCCCCCTGCTGTGGATCTTTGCCCGGAAGGTGCATAACGACCGCTTTAAGCCATTCCGCTACTGGTACATCTTCTTGCCGGCCATTGTCGGCGCTTTCGGGTACCTGTTTGTAGCCATTTCCACCATGGTGCGCG
Proteins encoded:
- a CDS encoding RICIN domain-containing protein → MKKAALFLCLLVMAACKQDVLKTTTTGTSTVARSPLTSPPDYATVTITNVNSGKFLEVAGNPTANEKFKDNTLLQQWQLSGSVSAQDNWQKWHLIYQTTAGGVRYYQIRNLFSGKLIDVPSGTNVSGTVLQQYASFPLPADQQLWKLQDLGGGQYNIVNKGNGLALSVSGGSTANGAQVIQETAASGNKQRWSIDVIAEDTWRDDAVVRFFFRNSTSQGSAAFDEGTSIPLTWSGNNGKVLWITQDAWDGSQLQSNSMFNCNDVFRYNNSVLIQPSHTDWSPGNTPNMTINNSNNGRPLQVFNNQPGTDWSWPGPGVEIGDKVYVQCGEGTSLTASNQSLYRLTQSTGTQWVAERFQPNGFSGQTTVSYSSGMVKPGDGYVYAFGSEGVGYGYNSYVHVARFAESSPFVWQYWSGSAWISTVTTGAASKVADGLGTNAIAYVNGKYVQVTMDQGFNCDASRNIYMATATSPTGPFSTPVKVYAIQEYFKGQYARYYTPAIHPEFASGHNELLVTYCLNFSACGQASCDGSYLDPYFYRVKGIRVPYSKIGL
- a CDS encoding carboxylesterase/lipase family protein; protein product: MKHALLALSTLLLAVPAFSQQQVTTKNGIVEGYPTPDAKVISYKGLPFAQPPTGLLRWKEPQPVQNWTGVRKADHFGPRAMQKPIFGDMGFRSDGLSEDCLYLNVWAPAGAGKGKALPVLVYFYGGGLAAGDGSEPRYDGESMARRGIVAITVNYRLGIFGFFSHPDLTKESPHHSSGNYGYLDQHAALEWVQQNIAAFGGDPKRVTIAGESAGSISVSVQMASPLSKDLIAGAIGESGAAIKPTLYPIPLAEAEQNGVKLAERIHVTTLDSLRALPAEKLLDAAFQPGAPGTNATIDGYLLPKSLPEIFAAGEQARVPLLAGWNSAEVPYQFIMGPLAPTPDNYKKVLEKLYGDRAADILKLYPGNTDEEVMRSATDLSSDRFIVYSTWKWADLHVQTSGQPVYCYLFSRMRPPMVDKDAVAGLAGGVIKGNGTKPAQPKAMGAGHASEIEYALGNLATNKVYAWTPDDYKVSDTMESYFANFIKTGNPNGPGLTKWEAVRDNNKVSYIDIDVQTVLRRETKRARYLLLDKEYMQQ